In the genome of Candidatus Saccharibacteria bacterium oral taxon 488, one region contains:
- a CDS encoding YdcF family protein yields the protein MIHRLIGLVLVAVAVIVGLSHYLSPDDLKDCPRPGSGQCQKAGAIIVISGGDTEARTAEAVKLYQAGWAPTVILSGAAADKSGPSNAAAMRKQAEAAGVPAAALVMDERSETTKQNAQEVASIIAQRGIKRVILVTSGYHMRRALAEFSAQLPNVELRARPTTHDKHWSTWWWLTPWGWWLAVGELLRIGLFALGVSR from the coding sequence ATGATTCATCGACTAATTGGTTTGGTGCTAGTTGCAGTTGCAGTCATCGTTGGCTTGAGCCATTATCTATCACCGGATGACTTGAAAGATTGTCCGCGTCCGGGTTCGGGGCAATGTCAAAAGGCAGGCGCGATCATTGTTATCAGCGGCGGTGATACCGAAGCGCGTACGGCTGAGGCAGTTAAATTATATCAAGCTGGCTGGGCGCCGACTGTCATCTTATCTGGTGCCGCGGCTGATAAATCCGGCCCGTCTAACGCCGCCGCCATGAGAAAACAAGCCGAAGCGGCGGGTGTGCCAGCTGCGGCTTTGGTGATGGATGAGCGTTCAGAAACCACCAAACAGAATGCCCAAGAAGTGGCGAGTATCATAGCGCAGCGCGGCATCAAGCGTGTCATTCTGGTTACTAGCGGCTATCACATGCGGCGGGCACTGGCTGAGTTTTCGGCACAACTGCCAAATGTTGAGCTGCGGGCACGTCCGACAACGCACGACAAGCATTGGAGTACATGGTGGTGGCTGACACCGTGGGGTTGGTGGCTGGCGGTCGGCGAATTGCTGCGGATCGGTTTGTTTGCACTGGGAGTGTCGCGCTGA
- a CDS encoding aminotransferase class V-fold PLP-dependent enzyme: MIYLDHAAATPMDPLVVEAMQPYFSEKFFNPSSPYAPAVTVKRDYREAKSRIARVLGVGADELVMTAGATESINLAFTAAGGVSLISAIEHSSVINSAKARSEVRFIPPTNNGRIDPQTVKTLLTPDVSFMSIALANHELGYIQPIEEIAEVVRLERVRRQEHGESTPLMFHTDASQTTALMDVKIKRLGVDLLTLSAAKVYGPKQVGLLWLRPGVKLRPTIVGGGQEAGLRSGTENVAGVVGFATALELAAKRRSGEVKRLRGLRDVLAKKLLAAFPDMIISSDQKKSLVNFLNISFPGVDAERLMFLLEARGVLVATGSACAANSGTRSHVLAAIGLSDAAIDGSLRLTLGRLNDEAQVMRAADEIITAVRTEQERTQ; encoded by the coding sequence ATGATATATCTTGATCACGCTGCTGCCACGCCGATGGATCCGTTAGTGGTTGAGGCAATGCAGCCGTATTTTTCCGAGAAGTTCTTTAATCCGTCCAGTCCATATGCACCGGCGGTCACTGTCAAGCGCGACTACCGCGAGGCAAAGTCGCGTATCGCGCGGGTGCTGGGTGTAGGTGCGGATGAACTGGTGATGACGGCTGGCGCCACGGAGTCAATCAATCTGGCGTTTACCGCGGCGGGTGGCGTGAGTTTGATCTCGGCTATCGAGCATAGCTCGGTTATCAATTCTGCAAAAGCGCGCTCAGAGGTTCGGTTCATTCCGCCGACGAACAATGGGCGCATTGATCCACAGACTGTTAAAACATTGCTAACGCCAGACGTTAGTTTTATGAGTATCGCGCTAGCGAATCATGAGCTCGGGTATATCCAACCCATTGAAGAAATTGCGGAAGTTGTGCGGCTCGAGCGCGTCAGGCGCCAGGAACATGGCGAATCAACGCCGCTCATGTTTCATACTGATGCCTCGCAGACCACGGCGCTGATGGATGTGAAAATTAAACGGCTGGGTGTTGATTTGTTGACGTTATCAGCGGCAAAGGTTTATGGACCGAAGCAGGTTGGTTTGCTATGGCTGCGGCCGGGTGTCAAGCTGCGGCCAACCATTGTCGGTGGCGGCCAGGAGGCGGGCCTACGTAGCGGCACGGAAAATGTGGCTGGTGTGGTCGGCTTTGCGACGGCGCTGGAGTTAGCTGCCAAGCGTCGCAGCGGTGAAGTAAAACGTCTGCGAGGTCTGCGTGATGTGTTGGCAAAAAAACTATTAGCGGCTTTCCCCGACATGATTATTTCTTCTGATCAGAAAAAATCCTTGGTTAATTTCCTCAATATTTCGTTTCCTGGTGTTGATGCTGAGCGATTGATGTTTTTGTTAGAAGCACGCGGCGTGCTGGTGGCGACAGGTAGTGCCTGCGCGGCTAATTCGGGGACGCGCTCACACGTTTTGGCGGCGATTGGGCTGAGTGATGCGGCGATTGATGGTAGTCTGCGGCTGACGTTGGGGCGGCTGAACGATGAGGCGCAAGTTATGCGGGCGGCGGACGAGATTATTACTGCAGTGCGTACGGAACAGGAGCGAACGCAATGA
- a CDS encoding preprotein translocase — protein sequence MAADLRLIDSHCHLHDTEFFADNREELYQQTIAAGIGMICVGTDERSSRQAVEFAANRDYTWAAVGIHPHDSKDGWGEVEQLLKGREDNSPIVAIGEIGLDYYYNHSPREVQIQALEAQLQLAVDYNLPVSFHVRDGAPDQPSVWDDFWPIFDNFHGLRGVLHSFTDTRLNLEKGFVRGLYVGLNGISTFTKDQAQRELFASIPLERLLLETDAPFLTPKPFRGKLNKPEYVELVAKYWAAERKLVLRDLEKAATDNTVKLFGL from the coding sequence ATGGCGGCAGACTTACGCTTGATTGACTCGCACTGTCATCTGCATGATACCGAGTTTTTCGCGGACAATCGCGAGGAGCTGTATCAGCAAACAATCGCGGCGGGCATCGGCATGATTTGTGTTGGTACTGACGAGCGCAGCAGCCGTCAAGCAGTGGAGTTTGCCGCGAATCGCGACTATACTTGGGCGGCAGTTGGCATTCATCCGCATGACAGCAAAGATGGCTGGGGTGAGGTGGAACAACTGCTTAAAGGTAGAGAGGATAATTCACCAATTGTGGCGATTGGCGAGATCGGTCTTGATTATTATTACAATCATAGCCCGCGCGAGGTGCAAATTCAGGCGCTGGAGGCGCAACTGCAGCTGGCGGTGGATTATAATCTGCCGGTTAGTTTTCATGTGCGTGATGGTGCGCCCGACCAGCCGTCGGTGTGGGATGATTTTTGGCCAATTTTTGATAATTTTCATGGCCTCCGCGGCGTGCTGCACAGTTTTACTGATACGCGCCTCAATTTGGAGAAGGGTTTTGTCCGCGGACTCTACGTTGGTTTGAATGGAATTAGCACGTTCACCAAAGACCAAGCACAGCGAGAATTATTCGCCTCCATCCCACTGGAGCGATTATTATTAGAAACTGATGCACCATTCTTGACACCGAAGCCATTTCGTGGTAAGCTGAATAAGCCAGAATATGTGGAGTTGGTGGCAAAGTATTGGGCGGCGGAGCGCAAGCTAGTGCTTCGTGACCTCGAAAAGGCAGCGACCGATAACACGGTAAAACTTTTTGGCTTGTAA
- the rpsP gene encoding 30S ribosomal protein S16 — protein sequence MLAIRLQRLGRKGYPVYRLAVQEAQRHPSSGRVVAYVGSYNPHTKVANIQVELAQKYLDNGAQPTPRVVKLLKEAGVTLPKWVKEPAADRHKAIRNPEKLRKNQPKEEPAQSDADEPSAE from the coding sequence ATGCTAGCAATTCGTTTGCAACGGTTGGGTCGCAAGGGTTATCCGGTGTACCGCCTGGCAGTACAAGAGGCGCAGCGCCATCCATCAAGCGGTCGCGTGGTCGCGTATGTCGGCAGCTACAATCCACACACTAAGGTGGCAAATATTCAAGTTGAATTAGCGCAGAAATATTTGGACAATGGTGCCCAGCCAACACCGCGTGTTGTTAAGTTATTGAAAGAAGCTGGCGTCACCTTGCCAAAGTGGGTTAAAGAGCCAGCTGCTGATAGGCACAAAGCCATCCGCAATCCAGAGAAGCTTCGTAAGAATCAGCCAAAAGAAGAGCCGGCTCAGTCGGACGCTGACGAGCCAAGTGCCGAATAA
- the mnmA gene encoding tRNA 2-thiouridine(34) synthase MnmA — MARVFVGMSGGVDSSVAAALLVEQGHEVTGVYMKNWSEDLPGMHCPWAEDVADAKRVAVGLGIDFQVFDFQKEYKQNVVDYMIREYQAGRTPNPDVMCNQEVKFKLFLEAALAAGAEYIATGHYARAEHVIDGAALGNSGAVVSRHGVHADPSLSPAELTAFRQSSAIQDESTLTPGLVKAPSLPNTARLLRAHDSNKDQTYFLYRVTSGALAKTMFPLGDFTKAEVRKMAKERGLWTASKKESMGICFVGQVGIREFLSEYVETSPGDIIDQKTGVVVGQHDGAIFYTLGQRHGLNVGGGLPYYVVGKDMVKNEVYVSRSIDDGNLWRKELTLADVHWIGQPPKGGTCQVRVRHRAPLINAEITRVNDDAGEKVTVQLSEPQRAVAPGQSAVIYDGEECLGGGIIC; from the coding sequence ATGGCTCGGGTGTTCGTCGGTATGTCGGGCGGCGTTGATTCTTCGGTAGCGGCAGCACTATTGGTTGAGCAAGGTCACGAGGTGACTGGTGTGTATATGAAAAATTGGTCGGAAGATTTGCCGGGTATGCATTGTCCGTGGGCGGAAGATGTGGCTGACGCCAAGCGCGTGGCAGTGGGGCTGGGAATTGATTTTCAGGTGTTTGATTTCCAGAAAGAGTACAAGCAAAATGTCGTTGACTATATGATCCGCGAATACCAGGCAGGTCGGACGCCAAATCCTGATGTGATGTGTAATCAAGAGGTGAAGTTTAAGTTATTTTTAGAGGCGGCGTTGGCGGCGGGCGCGGAGTATATTGCGACGGGGCATTATGCACGAGCTGAACATGTAATAGACGGTGCAGCATTGGGTAATTCTGGCGCGGTTGTCTCACGCCATGGTGTTCACGCTGATCCGTCGCTGTCGCCTGCGGAACTCACTGCGTTCAGACAGTCCTCGGCGATTCAGGACGAATCAACGCTTACACCTGGGCTCGTCAAAGCGCCATCACTACCCAACACTGCTCGCTTGCTTCGGGCTCACGATAGCAATAAAGATCAAACCTATTTCCTGTACCGGGTGACGTCCGGGGCGTTGGCAAAAACTATGTTTCCGCTCGGTGATTTTACCAAGGCTGAGGTGCGTAAGATGGCTAAAGAACGGGGTTTGTGGACGGCCAGCAAAAAGGAATCGATGGGGATTTGCTTCGTTGGGCAAGTGGGGATTCGTGAGTTTTTGTCAGAATATGTTGAGACTAGCCCGGGCGACATTATTGACCAAAAAACGGGCGTGGTCGTTGGGCAGCATGACGGAGCGATATTTTATACCCTGGGTCAGCGCCACGGCCTGAATGTTGGTGGCGGCTTGCCGTACTATGTCGTCGGTAAGGACATGGTAAAAAACGAAGTTTATGTGTCCCGCTCAATTGATGATGGTAATTTGTGGCGGAAAGAGTTGACACTGGCTGACGTTCACTGGATTGGCCAGCCGCCAAAAGGTGGTACCTGTCAAGTTCGGGTGCGGCATCGGGCACCGCTCATTAATGCGGAGATTACGCGTGTGAACGACGACGCTGGCGAGAAGGTGACAGTGCAGCTGTCTGAACCGCAGCGCGCCGTCGCCCCGGGTCAGTCAGCCGTAATATATGACGGTGAGGAATGCTTGGGCGGCGGGATTATTTGCTAA